The Diospyros lotus cultivar Yz01 chromosome 15, ASM1463336v1, whole genome shotgun sequence genome has a window encoding:
- the LOC127792195 gene encoding probable long-chain-alcohol O-fatty-acyltransferase 5, whose protein sequence is MEAETKSLIKVWLLIMASLCYCRFIASTFRPGKSRLFSLLPVFSLFALLPLRLSGAFSTSVTAFFITWLANFKLLLFSFGLGPLSSHPPKPLPLFLATAALPIRAAAAAANPSRSRKLLLNLPAEFLAFSILITALHDYREILHPKIVMLLYCCLVFLVVDILVAISNAVVRAVAGWELEPPSDEPYLATSLQDFWGRRWNLTVTNTLRHTVYIPVRSAAERVLGRQSAALPAILATFVVSGLMHELLFYYPTRTRPTWETTGFFVLHGVCVVAELGVKRAASGRWRLPEAVAVPLTLGFVLVTSFWLFFPPLMRSGADAMVIGEFGIFVDFLKRSLSSIAITITR, encoded by the coding sequence ATGGAAGCAGAGACGAAGAGCTTAATCAAGGTCTGGCTTTTGATCATGGCTTCCCTCTGCTACTGCCGCTTCATCGCTTCCACATTCCGCCCAGGCAAGTCCAGgctcttctctctcctccccgTCTTCTCTCTCTTCGCCCTCCTCCCTCTCCGCCTCTCCGGCGCCTTCTCCACCTCCGTCACCGCATTCTTCATCACCTGGCTTGCCAACTTCAAGctcctcctcttctccttcGGCCTCGGCCCTCTCTCCTCCCACCCACCAAAACCCCTTCCCCTCTTCCTCGCCACCGCCGCTCTCCCCATCcgcgccgccgccgccgccgcaaACCCATCCAGATCCAGAAAACTCCTCCTCAATCTCCCTGCCGAATTCCTAGCCTTCTCAATCTTAATAACCGCCTTGCACGATTACAGAGAGATTTTGCATCCCAAGATTGTTATGCTCCTTTACTGCTGCCTCGTGTTTCTGGTAGTGGACATTCTGGTGGCGATCTCCAACGCCGTCGTGCGGGCAGTGGCAGGGTGGGAACTGGAGCCGCCGTCGGACGAGCCCTACCTGGCGACTTCCCTTCAGGACTTCTGGGGGAGGAGGTGGAACCTCACGGTGACCAACACGCTGCGGCACACCGTGTACATACCCGTCCGGTCGGCGGCGGAGCGGGTGCTCGGCCGTCAGTCGGCGGCGCTGCCTGCGATTCTGGCGACGTTCGTGGTGTCGGGGCTGATGCACGAGCTGCTGTTTTACTACCCGACACGCACGAGACCCACCTGGGAGACGACCGGATTCTTCGTGCTCCACGGGGTGTGCGTCGTGGCGGAGCTCGGGGTGAAGCGGGCGGCTAGCGGCAGGTGGCGGCTGCCGGAGGCTGTGGCCGTGCCGCTGACGTTGGGATTCGTGCTGGTGACGAGTTTTTGGCTGTTCTTTCCGCCGCTGATGAGAAGCGGCGCCGATGCCATGGTGATTGGGGAATTCGGGATTTTTGTGGACTTTCTCAAGAGAAGCCTCTCCTCCATTGCCATAACAATTACGAggtag